The following is a genomic window from Anopheles aquasalis chromosome 3, idAnoAquaMG_Q_19, whole genome shotgun sequence.
ttccacGCGCGCCGTGacaatggagacgcctggtggttcacgcgagcgaacgaattaATTCACTTGTACGCTTCGCTACGcctcgccacaccacaccacaccacgcctTTCCGTCCGCAGTGGCAGATGGATCAACAACTGGAGGAATTCTGGACGGGGCGATGACGgcattgattttcattttttcgcCAAACATTCCGGCCAACGGTCTGCTACGGAAGGCAAATCCTGGATTGGCCAGTGGGAAAAATCGGGATGTGAGGGAgggtttctttcttctcgaaAAACCGGATTGCAACGATGCAACCGGAGGGTAAAAGTCACCctggccagagagagagagagagagagagagagagagagagagagagagatgaggtGCCAGAACGTTCCCAAAAAGGGCCGCGTCATGATGTTGCCTCCATTCGCTCCCTGGCTCACACTCATACGCTGGCTACGACGCAGCACATTTCAACACCCTCTCCCAGGACTCCCTGGCGGTCGGGTCTGGCATGCTGGAATGTTTGTCCAGGCCGTCCCGAATCCGAATGCTGGTCCCGAAAAGTCCCCACCAGAAGCAACGAttggagagaagaaaggaatGATGCAGCCACCCCCCCGGTCTCGCTTCGTCGCTCTCGTCGCCACCAAcggaatggtgctggtgccaagTCACGTACAGAACGGGGTCTGCACGTGTGACCTCGATGATTGTGGCAAGCAAAGCTCGAAGGAGGAAGCAGAGGAGCAGAGAGGAGCGAACCAAACTTAATCCATTTCCagggcgcacacactcgctggAACCTGTCTGAAGCAGAAGCGAACAGCGCATCGcattgcatcgcatcgcaggcCACTGCTGACTCCGATAGATTGACTCCCAACTGCATCACGTCGTGCACGGCGTGCATCCATGGCAACGGAGTTGGAGGAGCTGGGAAAACATGAACTGCGGTGCTGACCATTACCCCGGTTCACCATTCAATTTGTCTCCGGGAACGAGCGATTACTTTCCGCTTAAACCCCCGCCCCGAAAGTAACGGTAGCGGACCGGACGCTGGACGTCCGAGAACGGAGCAGGAGCAATCGAGCAGAAACCATCgtgcagtcggtcggtcggtcgggatGGAGAAAACTCATGAAATATTGCTCGCCACATGGACGGGCTTTTCGGGGGAGGGGCCACGAGGGTTCGCGAGATGCTTTCCTACATAATTTAGTggaagcggggggggggggggcgccgaGGTAGAGAAGGGGCTGTAATGCTCAAACCATGACCTGAGTCACTGTGCAAACGGTCAACTTCTGGACCACATGCACACTCTCGTACAACAAGAAGCGATCGAAAGTGAACTCAACCAAGGCAAAGTTGCCTTCCAATTCCTCTCTTGGATCGACGAAAGGTCCCGTTGGATCTGGCTGTcggtctgtgtctgtctgtgtatgtgcgtgacGCTCATCACAAAACTAAGGAATTCATTTGTTAGTGTTTCCTATCTAACGTGCTTGCGTAGCGGAGTAGAAATGCGGATACCGAATTGTcgagaaaggggaaagggtgcgtgcgtgcgttaaGCATATCGAGGGGACATCGagtaaccttttttttttgggtgggagaCAAGCCATGAGCTGCTATGCTGCTCAACTAGCTACACTCTCAGCCCCAAACCATGGACAtcctccatcttcttcttcttctgctctttgAGAGCCTCAATTATGCTGGCATCATATCAGTTAACGAacaacacacactcatacacacatACCTACACACCCTTCGAGTGTCATTACTGCTCCCTTTGCTTCACGTGCTGCTCCATTGTgatacactcgtgcgcgctgCTCACCAGCACGTGCGCTCCGTGCCGCTTCCATCTGCTCAGTCTCACTAGAATTGGTTGCAGGGGTCCGATGGGGGGGGCGGGGTTGTTGGGTGGGACGCTCGCAACGCTCCTACTACTCCTAACGCTATTACTACTCCTCCGGCCAGCCCATATCCTCGCCGACGAGCTCGTAGAACTTTTGATTGTGCTCGACGAAGAACTTGCGCAGCTTCGACACGACCACCGGATCGACGCGCGGGTGCTTCCGGCCCTTCGTCTCGCGCAAACACTTGTCCCCCGTCTCGTTCCGCAGGCAGTAGAAGCCCTTCGTCTCGTTGAAGTAGAAATTATTGCTACCGATGCGTGGCTCGATgcctgtttgattttttttgtttgttggaagagaaaaaaaagaagagaagaaaaaggagaaagcaTAAGTCGTGGTATCGATAAGAAAACTTGGCCAGCAGTAACCGCAGCAAAACTGCAGTTGCAAAACGAGCTtaggaatggtggtggtggtggtggtggtgagctgggcaaacaaacaaacaacgcaacaactcatcagcagcaccaacaagcGTGTTCCCCGGGGCTTCGGCGAGAACATTTCACTCTCGCTGTTGCAAAAGTAGGTTAAACGTTCACAGACCAGGGGCAACATCACACTGGACCATCCccgcagcaaagcaaacgattcaaagctcgaaatcgatttaaataaattccaaaaccaaacgaatcGTAGAGCGCAATGTGTCCATACCAACAGCAcctcaaccatcatcatcatcatcatcaccatcgtcgacaCTTTGGCGCGAACTTTCTCTCATAATAATTTGCCACCTTTTCGCGTTTCCTCCGTTTGCCGGACGTTATCAGTCGAGAGGCAGGCACTCTTTGCAGCACTCGAACGACACCATTAGTGTTCAAGCTTCGCAGtcgctttttatgctttcggtGAAGAGAGTAAAGGGTGGCCATTAAAAGAAAGCGAATGCCCTCCTTGAGAGTCCCTCCtgaaaaatggtggccaactTTTTGGTACTACCAACTACTTGCATCACGTCTCTTCGGGGCCAGTTTTCGAATGTCTCCTCCAAGAACCTGCAGCAATTGAAGTAGCAGTTGAAGAAGGCCCTTTGCTGTTTGGTGTAATTATTGGAATTAAATTTGATTACCCAATCCGAGCCGGTGGCATTATTAACGAGGCGACGTATCATGTCCGCGGTGCGCGTGCCGTGTCTTCGTGATGATGGCCACGCTGAACCAATCGATTCACTTTTTTATCGATTCAATGAACACTTGATGAGGTGCTCTCTTTGTGGTGGTGCAATTATTAGTGAATCGATCCAACGGCTGACATTTACGCGATTCTCAgtgtgggcgcgcgcgcgctctctctctctctcgtaccCTTCTGCCCGGCCCGTATCTTGCTCTAAGAATCTGTTAATTACGTTCAACTACAGCAAGCAAACTACAATGCCTGGTGggacaacacaacaacgagTGTGTGCGGGGTGGCATCGATAATCCGATCGCTCTgatcggttttttgtttggtgccagccagccaaagcGGCACGGAGCAATGGAACAAAAAGGAGAAGCAAGATACGCGCAACAGAAAAGAACAGACGAATCCATCGTGCCATGcttcgccatttttcatttcaacacaACACGTCCGGGGTACGCCCGGTATCGGAGCGTGAGGCCAAAAATCGATGGAAATTAAATGTCAAACGGACGAACCTCGTCGTTTTGTCCTTTGATTCGACGAGATTCGACGAGATTGGGACCTTTAGGCGAAATGTTTGTGCAGCAAGCCTTGAGCTGCTTGTCAAGGGCATCATTATGTCGCACGAAGATTCCACGGTaaccatggccaccatcgtTTATCCTTGCGCGCTTCGTCTGTTCATTTCGCTGCGAAATTAACGTTTTAATTGGACGACACGATTCCCGGAGTCTGGGTTTGATGTGTAGCCCCGGCAGTTGCATCCATCGGCGCCCGATTGCCGGTTCGAAATGCGGAAAAACCAATCCCGTCAACTCACTCGTTGACGGTGAAGAcaaaccacccaaccaccgggcacacatacacatcaccACGTCAGCGAGGACACGCTGATGGAGTTGTTTACGAAGTTGCGCCAGACGACGACACCAAAAGTGCGGTGGCGAAAAGTTTTCTAATTACTGCAAATGGCAGCAGCCCTGGCGCAACTGGCATGTCGGGCAGGATTTTTTATCAATTCCCACCCCTTGCCTGCCTGTCGGCGCCTTCTTGTGCAAGAAGATGTGCAAAGATGGCGtctcgtgtgtttttggggaaggggaTCCGGGATTTGGAGAATAATATTGAAAAATCCTCCGGCCGGGCTGGGCTGGGATGGTTTGTGTAACCGAGAGATCGggcaaacaaaatcaataaccaccaccgatggaacGATGTCGTTCcgtttttaatggtttttcgcGTTCACCCGGATGCCACTTCGGGTCCGCAGCGAATGATTGATTGACTTGGCGTTGGAGAGGAGAAGCTTGTTCGTAGCTCAATTAAAAGGTGATTACTGTACGGTCACCACGGCTGCCTTGGTACCGTTGGGACATCCTTCACAggcgctgctgatggtgattgtTCAAGCGAAGGCACCTTGCGCCTGTTAAGCACCTTCATCAAGCATCGCACACCACCGGTTGGCGTTGGTTTGTTTACCGTGCCGTAATTCGAGGCAATCAAGGAAGGTGCCACTCTAGAGGTGAAGAGCGGAGCTATGCACTAACGGCTAGTATCATAAGCCGCGAATGTCTACATCAAGTAGTCACTGACAAGCTCGAATGACGGCTCTCTTCGCTGGTCGTATAAAGACGTTGAGCGTGCTGTACTCAACTGTCACGCTACGCTCTGTAACATCCTGCTTTACATCCTGTTTTCTAATtgaattgtgttttgtgtagaATACTGAGAATTGAAAAGAAGGGATCCAATATCCCTAAGAAGGACACACTGAAAACACTCTGACTGTCTAGACATCATCGGGTGGGTGTGAAAGATGATATGGCATTGACCTTTCGAACGATCCGTAAGATCGCTctagaccaccaccaaaccgatgTGCCGACCATCAATCATCACTGCGCCCGAATATCCGcacgggagggagggggggggggttctggTCGGCTGTACTCACCTAAAAAATCCTCAATCCGACGCAGCTGTGAAACCGGATCGTCGATGAGCTGATCCCCGTTGACGACCAGCAGCTGTTCGCGCGAGAACACCTCCAGCCAGCGGTGCATGTGGACGTGATACTGCGAGATGGCGAGCGGCCGGTACGCCTCATTCACCGTCCCGTTCGGCATGATGGCTAGCTCCTCAAACGACCTACAGCACGGGAGGAAAGAAAGGGCCcaagaaaaaccaaattagATACGCACCAAAAACGAGtgagagaaggaaagggagagagaggacggaGATACAAGACAGACAAACGTGGGAATTACTTCCCACGGCGTTCTCTTCCAGTCCGCCGGCGCCCAGGCTAATCCGCAGACCGGGCACGAAGGCGCGAGGTGAaagggaaattaaaacaaatttccCAACAAATTACCAGCCCACGTGGGAGCTCCAGAGAGGATTAGCTCGTCACTCCACTCGAGCACTGTCTGGCAGGACCTTTAAAGGATGCCTCAcgacagaaacacacacagtgTACAAGTCAAGAAACCATCGGCCAAGAACGCTCAAGAAGCTCGGTACTTGACGACGTTGCGTTTGGACATTTGAAGTCGGTACTCGGTAAAAGAGACCCGGTAGCAATAGGCTCGAGGCACGCCAAGTGTCTCAGGTTGCGGATTGAGACTCGACGATAAAAGTAGAAAAAGGCAGATAAGGAAACATCAGGCAAGGAGATGTCACTCTCGTTGtctgctcctctctctctatctccgcGCGATCTCACCGCAATCGGCTCGTAATACCGAAAGAGTGGGGGTCGGAGGAAAAGcgagcaccgcaccgtaccgtgcaCCGTGTACCGTGCTGTCATGTTGTAGATGGCCTCAATACACGCACGATTAGATGCCGCTCCTCACTCCCCTGGTGTACCTTGACGGATAGACTCCCTAAACGTTCCGGACTCGGTTCAGCTGCTTTGCACTCCTGTTGCCGCCTCGTTTGTCAGCTTCctgttcaacaacaacagcaatagcTGCAAGCCAGCGTGGGCGTCGTATTTCGGGTTTTGTGGTTTAGATTTAGACAAAAAGCGGAAGCGGGAAGCGGAAGGCGGAAGGATGTTGTTTGCCATAATCTGGGCGCGTAAGCTGACACCGCCAACACACGCCAACCGCCCggctgtccgtccgtccgtcctctTCCCGTTGGAACGCGTAGTCCCAACGGGCCAAGGAGCCTGACACGCACCAAGAATGGCCCCGATTCGTCTACAACCCGCGGCGGTGGCATCGTGGTGATGACAAGGTTTAACGACCTCTGTCCTGACATACTCTCGCCCATACAGACACACGCCATTGGCGCctggattgtttttgtttttcattttgaaacCGTGCCCAGGGGTTGGCATTAGTGTCCTGGCAGATCCGTAACCTCAAAAGCGCGTCACTCAATCGGGAAGCGTAGCATTTCAGCATCGTTTCAACGGTTCCTGTTagtggggggtggggaggggggttggGTGGTACAAGTGGGAGTGGGCATGCATGGTCCTGGATCAATCACTCACTTCGACAGCGGCGATGTCGACGAGAGGGTCTGCTGTGGTGGCAGGGCTGCCGTGGCCGCGTGGCTTCGTAGCTGCGTGTAATCGGATATTGCTCTCGTGACGGGCTCCCTTAcaatgagcagcagcttgatGGATGCATTCATTGCCCGGACTCGTTCCGGTACctgttgagagagagagagagagagagagagagagagagagagtgagaagagaagagagaaattGAACCAAGTTATTTCCGAGGACACGAGAGCAACCACCTGGATGGAGTTAAAATTGCAGAAAGAAAGTGTCGCCAGTGGCAGGAATTGAATTATATTGGctagaagaaggaaacgaCGATCGCAACAATGTAGAAAGCAATTTCTTAACTCAATCAATGAGCAATTGACAATTTCCCGGTCACTGATGGCACTTCTACGGGACCTCTACAATTTGCTCGCATTCAGGGCAAATGCAAACGCCcttctttcaatttaatctacataaaattaacgaaaaaccatccaaacATGACTCgcacggacggatggacggacggatggacggacggatcaCCTGTCATCGTGCCGCACGCCCGTCAAACATCACGCCACACACGGCCTACTACTCCGTTATCCTTTTGGAAGGacagaaagacaaaaaaacaacgcgaCCACCATCTCGAGCTGACGCCATGATGCCCTTCACGGAAGTGCGGTGGAAAACTCGAAACTTCGTGGGCCCTTTGCCAATTGGCACCGAGTGGGCAACGTTCTGCAACACGAAACAGAGAGGACGGATCGCACTCTCACCCACCCTCCAAAAAGCGAGTGACCTCGTTGGGCTAACCTTAAAGGGCAGCATCGACCGGCGCTGGCCCCGGGAGTGAGCAAGCGAGCGTGCCAGCTTCTTGGGTTGCGATGAAGAAGTAGAAGGGTTGCGAGCGGGCggatcggttttcggttcaatTTCAACGACCTAGGTCAAACGGATGTCCTTTGCGGttggtgccagccagccagtccaggGCCAACGAGCTGCCAGTCGGTGtcgctgtcgccgtcgtcgtcgtcgtcgagcggtgatggtggtgattgtaATCTCACCTTCTCACGCTAAGGCCGCTGCTGTCACTTGGAATTGATTCATTTACTGCTTCACAGCCacgaaacgaacggacggacgcgcCAAATTTCCacgttttccacttttcctttcaacctcctcggtcctcggtgcCGCGCGCTTCATGTGTTCATGACCCGGGCTACGAGAGCGCTCGCCCGGCGTGGCGTGGGAATGAAAGTTTCACTTTTGCAATCGATGCGAGGTCACGAAGCTGGccgcacctcctcctccccagaAGCGTGCAAAATGGGTTGCTGAACCCACGGAGTGTCTttctagcgagcgagcgaacgagcgagcattTGTAGCGGGCCCTAGCAATTCGTTCGTCATGCACATGGCACCCTGGCGTCTTCGTTCGTCGGTGGCTCTTCGATTGCCACTCGATGGCTCATGGCTCATTTAGCTGGGGCCTTCTCTGCACCTCGCAGTCTCGCGAGAAATAATGTTATTTATGTCGTTTACTGCAAACTGCTCCTCCCCCAGGGCCCCCCAAGTGGAGCTGCATGTTGTTGAAACGTAAGGAGGGACCTAGTTGCAGAAACAGCTAACAAATCGCCGTTACGTTACGAGTGCTTGTATCCGTTTGTCTTCGTCGGTCTTGGGGCATCTCGAGGGGACAACTGAAGCGATGACACTGCCCGGGGACACCGAGCTGGCGACGAAAACGAACCCCGATTGTTGTTTGAAGCGGGAGCGGGTGAGTCAGACAGACGAGCGATTGAATTTCACCGCGATTTTGCGCgaataaataattatgttGTCCAGCTCGTTAGTGCAATCAATTGCGGGAATTTATTACCGCAGGATTCTCCCTTTTGGGAAAACTCCCAACTCGTAATGAATCGTTAAGGTTCATCGTTTAGCTTTTGGAGAAGATAAAATATCTCGCGCACTGAGCGCTCCGCGAGAACGAATCATTTACCGTGACTCTCGGTTGCATAACCGTTACTTGACAGTTAGTAGCGCGCCAGAGCACCGACAGACTGGCAGCTGAAGAAGGAATAACTTTTTAACTTAATCATCATCACGACCTACGTCACGTGCGCCTCAACTACCTCAGAGCGGTAAAGTAGGACAAGGCGCATCTCTCGTGTaaaaagagaacgaacgaacagcgcAGGAGTGGAGCCGGCAGGACGAGGCAGTGCACCTTCTGTTCGTGGCAGAATGGATCTGGCCTCGCCATCAAACACCGTGAGTTTCAcgtcgaacagcagcagcagcagcagcagcagaagcataatGATATAATTATGCGACCGCTTCTGTCGATGCCAGCGTTCACTGCGATGTTAGTGACGAGCTGCCGAGCCGTTGCAGCACACTTTGATGATGGTCTGCTGTCTGGCAAGTAGTAGTAGGTTAGGGGTAGCGGTTGCGTGCACTTACCTCGGGTGTGACGAAATAGCTGGGGCTCTTCTCGATCGTTATCTGGCCACGGAAGGAGTGTGGCATCTTCTTCCGGTACCACTCGAGCCCCTTCAGGTAGTTTTCGTCGCGATCGAAAAAATGCACCTCGCCGGCGGCCTTCTGTATCCTTGGATGCAAGTACAGCATCTCCAGCAGGGCGCGTGTGCCGCACTTTCTCACCCCAATTATCAAACACTACGGTGGAGAAGAGACGATGCCGAAGAGAGAGCATTAACATGAAACCAAGATTATAATACTAGCCGCCATTGCAGACACTCACTTGTGGTAATCTACGACTCGTCTTCGGGAAGTGTATCCGATTCGGAAACAGGACGGGCTGGTTGATGGCCGGTGGATTGGGTATGTGGTTCGTCAGTATTGCCAACTTGTTCTCCGAGATCGCTGTCGCTGCCTGTCGCGGTGATGAAAGAAAACGCGAATGTCAAGTCGGATATCAGAGGATGATGGTCATCAGAAGGTCACTTACCTGTATGCTGTAGACCGCACTATCGTAGAGGATGTGAAAGGTGAGAAACAGCGAAAGTAGCATCACCGAGAGGAACAGTGCCGCCAGCTTAGGCCTCGATACGCCTACAACGAGGACGCAATCCGAGTGAGAAGGATCTGGCCCGAGGGGCCTCATAGCCGCTTTGGGTAACCATCtgaaaggaggaaaatgagTAGCATTAGAGACACAATGTACACACATTAACATTAGTACATCACGTCAATTCAATGAAACATCCTTTCCCCCAGGGGTCAACGAACGCACTTTTCGGATTGTTTGACGCGGGCGGAACTTTTCCAAAGCTAAACGACACCGATGACAACGACACTTTGGCTTCACGCTTCACGTCGCCACTCATCGCTAAACGGTTCCGCATTTGGCGGGAGGGTGGTGTCTTGTTTTGGGAGTGCGACGCAGGGGTTGGTGATGGTCCAAGTAATGAATTATgatggccagcagccagcttcTACTTGCGGCCGCCACGCCACAACGCGCCGCGCCACACCACGCTGTGAATAATTCATGCTCGCTGAGTTACAACTCATCTGATAGCGGACCAACTTTTCGGATTATCCTCCGCCCATCCCTCCTAATGGTGTTTCATCCCACGCTCGACGCGGTATTAGTTGTCGGTGGAACTTTCTGCGCCCGAGACGCAAACATTGGATTCAGATAATTGGCTGGTGCAAAGTGGAACATGAAAGATATGATTTCAATTCCTGGACACCGTGGTCATGGTCTCGCCGGACGTGGCGCTGGagcgtgaaaaatggttttccactATCTTCGAGCAAGATGGCAAACGGTTCCCAAATGGTTTGACACTAtctcgtcaccaccacccctgccgtcgccaccgtctaATTGGAGCGTCCGTCCAGTGTCCTTTCTCTCGGGCGCAGATTCGTTGCTACGAACCAACGACCATAAAACCGTCCCACCGTACAACCATCCGGGAGCCATTAGCGTTTATTATGATCGTTTCGCTGTGTGCCGGTCCTCGGGTATTGTTATCAAAACCCCTCGGTGGACCACGGACCGGAAAAGatccgctctctctccctccctctctctctggcaagACGCTCAAGACCAGCCTCAGCCAGCGGGCTAAGACACCTCTCCAGGTCCGGTGACCACCTTCCTGGTGCACCCTCTGGTGCGATAAAATAATTATTTCGGAAATAAATGTTATTCATAAAACCATCGCTCGCGTAATCCATCTTGCTGGTGGGTCGCCTTCTGAAGGCGGTCGAGCGTGACCCTCGTGACCGTCCTGCTATCTCTAACCGTGCTCAGCATCTTGGAGGGTTTGATGCTTGGGGCAGTTTAGTGGTTTATCCTAGATGAAATGATGCTCCAGCATCAAAAGCCATCGCAACAAGCAAGAGATGCTGCTTAAGTCAAACGAAAGGACTTCATGGCACGGTCGTTCACGGTCTCCAGTGACATCGAGTGCACGAAGTACGATCTCTCTCGTACACTTGTCTCTGCGCATCAGCGTCACAATCGTAACGTAcccgcgtgtatgtgtttgtgatcAGTTCGGGGAAAACCCTTAATTTGATttacgagcaccagcaccgaataGTCCCTGTCTGTATGGGCAAACTCGCCTTTTTATGCCACTCGTTGTCGTCTTTAATACCGTGCCACTGAATCCGCTGTGTTTTCCCTGTGCTCTGCTTTTATAAATATACTTATGACGCCGCCAATGCTAAGCTCCAATCTCGATTGAACTTCCCACATCGAGTGTAAGAGGAGAGCGCACAGACGCTGGATAAAAGCATTGCCTGATCCATCGTTAAATTGAACCGTTTTAGTGGCGTTTTCCGCCCATCTCCGGATCAGCTACTTAATATATTCGAAGCAGCGTTCCTGCCTATGCCGGGGGACTGCGATGATATATTTCCGCCAATTGGTTGTCATTTGCCttaattcaatcaataaatttaaaacagaATCGATGTGCGGGAGTAACGGAGACGGTCTACCCCGAATCCCAGGAAAAGGGGATCAGCGAAGTGGATTTGTTGTCGCTTGCCGCTATACATCATCACCAATTTGGCAGAAGGAGATAAGATAAGCAGGCGGGTTCCTTCTTCTGTcctgtgtggtttttttttttgggggggaagtGCGAGTAGGCCTTGGAATTGACATCCTGCATTTTATATGACGCCATTTCGTCTCTTGTTTTTCTACTAAATCACCTCCCCCATTCTGTCCCTGTTTCGCTCGATCACGCTCGAGGAACCGTCCTCAATAATGATGAGATATATTACTACCTCCGATGCTCCGATGGGGCTTCATCGTCGGTGCGTCATCTGCGTGTTCGGTGAGGGATGATGTAAGGGAGATATCGTCCTAATCTTTTGTAACCTAAAACCAAATTGGATCCCGAGGCTCAGGTGTAGGTCCACACTTTTCCTCCATACATCTCCCCCTCCACTCCGATTGTTAGCCGATCAATAACTAATTCATTCTCCGGGAACGCCTCCTGATCAAACCAATTCACACCCAGGCCGCCAGGCCCACAACAGCGAGAGCCAATTCgtttttcggttccgttcaCTCCTCGCCCAACCTCTTTTGCGTCGTCATTGtcctcgtcaccgtcacgATGGTATTGTTATTGCGACCATCAGGTATAATTTAATTATATCGTCCCGGGGGGTTGACGGATCCCAATGACGAATTCCGCTAGACGCCGTCCGGTGACGATTGGAAAGTCAATCAAATGATGGCAATTCCggcgattcgatcgatcgattcgcctCCCCGAGTATCCCGTTCTGTTCCTTGGCTTTAATCGACGCCCATGACTGCCGTGGTGCCACTTCTCGTAACACCAAGCGGAAACAGAGTTCCTACAAGGATTTCCGCTATTTTAGAGCGTGTTGCCAACGGTTCGTATGCCTCGCTTGCCCATTGCTACAATGTAGAATCGATAGTTGATTGCTGGGCCTCATCATAGAGGCCATGGTCATCGCCGAGCACCGAGCGACCATGCAaagaacgagcgaacgaacgaacgaacgagtgtcCCTGGCTCGCTCTGCTGAGCTGAGGAGGCTTCCGGGGAGCCACGGGGGCGGTGCTGACCAGTTCGTTAATGAGCCGGCACACAGAGTC
Proteins encoded in this region:
- the LOC126578650 gene encoding heparan sulfate glucosamine 3-O-sulfotransferase 5 produces the protein MLPVHRDPDRMPTKRRTDQLRDCAVTLPLDILWLPKAAMRPLGPDPSHSDCVLVVGVSRPKLAALFLSVMLLSLFLTFHILYDSAVYSIQAATAISENKLAILTNHIPNPPAINQPVLFPNRIHFPKTSRRLPQCLIIGVRKCGTRALLEMLYLHPRIQKAAGEVHFFDRDENYLKGLEWYRKKMPHSFRGQITIEKSPSYFVTPEVPERVRAMNASIKLLLIVREPVTRAISDYTQLRSHAATAALPPQQTLSSTSPLSKSFEELAIMPNGTVNEAYRPLAISQYHVHMHRWLEVFSREQLLVVNGDQLIDDPVSQLRRIEDFLGIEPRIGSNNFYFNETKGFYCLRNETGDKCLRETKGRKHPRVDPVVVSKLRKFFVEHNQKFYELVGEDMGWPEE